From Brucella pseudogrignonensis, a single genomic window includes:
- a CDS encoding acyl-CoA dehydrogenase: protein MSRAAFNWEDPFLLDEQLTEDERMIRDSAQAFASDVLLPRIEKAYLDETTDPDLFRLMGQAGLLGVTLPEEYGAANAGYVSYGLVAREVERIDSGYRSMMSVQSSLVMYPIYAFGSDEQRKKYLPGLVSGELIGCFGLTEPDAGSDPAGMKTRADKIDGGYRISGSKMWISNSPIADVFVVWAKSTAHDGAIRGFVLEKGMKGLSAPKIGGKLSLRASITGEIVMDGVEVSEDALLPNVSGLKGPFGCLNRARYGISWGVLGAAEDCWFRARQYGLDRKQFDKPLAGTQLYQKKLADMLTEITLGLQASLRVGRLFDEGKMAPEMISIVKRNNCGKALDIARQARDMHGGNGIQIEYHVMRHAQNLETVNTYEGTHDVHALILGRAQTGIQAFF, encoded by the coding sequence ATGTCGCGTGCCGCATTTAACTGGGAAGATCCATTTCTGCTTGATGAGCAGCTGACCGAAGACGAGCGGATGATCCGCGACTCGGCGCAGGCTTTTGCGAGCGATGTTCTGCTGCCGCGCATTGAAAAAGCTTATCTTGATGAAACGACTGATCCGGACCTGTTTCGGCTGATGGGGCAGGCTGGTCTTCTTGGTGTAACGCTTCCCGAAGAATACGGCGCAGCCAATGCTGGCTATGTTTCCTATGGTCTGGTGGCACGTGAAGTCGAGCGCATCGATTCCGGCTATCGTTCGATGATGAGCGTTCAGTCGTCGCTCGTCATGTATCCGATCTATGCTTTTGGTTCCGACGAACAGCGCAAGAAATATCTGCCGGGTCTGGTTTCCGGCGAATTGATCGGCTGCTTTGGTCTCACCGAGCCTGATGCCGGTTCCGATCCTGCTGGCATGAAAACCCGCGCCGACAAGATCGATGGCGGCTATCGCATCAGCGGTTCAAAAATGTGGATTTCCAATTCGCCGATTGCCGACGTTTTCGTGGTCTGGGCCAAGTCGACTGCCCATGACGGTGCGATCCGTGGTTTTGTGCTTGAAAAGGGCATGAAGGGTCTTTCTGCCCCCAAGATTGGCGGAAAGCTTTCGTTGCGTGCGTCGATCACTGGCGAAATCGTTATGGATGGCGTGGAAGTATCGGAAGATGCATTGTTGCCGAATGTATCGGGCCTTAAGGGTCCGTTCGGGTGTCTCAACCGTGCGCGCTATGGAATTTCATGGGGTGTGCTGGGCGCGGCAGAGGATTGCTGGTTCCGCGCGCGTCAGTATGGTCTCGATCGCAAGCAGTTCGACAAGCCGCTGGCTGGAACGCAGCTTTATCAGAAAAAGCTTGCCGATATGCTGACTGAAATTACGCTCGGCTTGCAGGCATCGCTTCGCGTTGGCCGTCTGTTTGACGAAGGCAAAATGGCGCCCGAAATGATTTCCATCGTTAAGCGCAACAATTGCGGCAAGGCGCTCGATATTGCGCGTCAGGCTCGCGACATGCATGGCGGCAACGGTATTCAGATCGAATATCACGTCATGCGCCACGCTCAGAATCTTGAAACCGTCAACACCTATGAGGGTACGCATGATGTTCATGCGCTGATTCTCGGACGTGCGCAGACCGGAATTCAGGCCTTCTTCTGA
- a CDS encoding LysR family transcriptional regulator produces MISLSRRLLPSTSALAAFDAVARYQSFSSAAEELSLTQGAVSRQIALLEEQLGAALFDRTSRHVLLTDAGRAYLSGISPALASIRAASLQVMSQMRGTTLNLAFLPTFGTRWLIPRIPRFVAQYPDIILNFATRIGQFDFEREGLDAAIHIGQPDWPNADCTFLMEETVAPVCSPAFLKQHAITEPNDLLRLPLFNMASRPGAWSHWFKSLDIAAPVAGGMRFEQFSNVSQACVAGLGIALMPLFLISAEIESGQLVVAYQHTVKSPSSYYFVTPQARANTPAVKAFRDWLLTEVNREFEPHAIELLTIS; encoded by the coding sequence ATGATTTCACTTTCGAGACGCCTGCTTCCTTCTACAAGTGCGCTTGCAGCCTTTGATGCAGTCGCGCGCTATCAGAGCTTTTCGAGCGCCGCAGAAGAGCTGTCTTTAACGCAAGGTGCAGTTAGTCGTCAGATCGCTTTGCTGGAAGAACAACTTGGCGCTGCTCTGTTTGACCGCACCAGCCGCCATGTTTTACTGACCGATGCCGGACGTGCCTATCTGAGTGGGATAAGCCCTGCCCTTGCCTCCATTCGCGCGGCCTCATTGCAGGTCATGTCGCAAATGCGTGGGACAACGCTCAATCTTGCATTTCTGCCGACCTTTGGAACTCGTTGGCTGATCCCAAGAATCCCGCGTTTCGTCGCGCAATATCCGGATATTATTCTGAATTTTGCCACCCGCATTGGCCAGTTCGACTTTGAACGCGAGGGCCTTGATGCGGCAATCCATATTGGCCAACCGGACTGGCCAAATGCCGATTGCACATTTCTTATGGAGGAAACCGTTGCGCCTGTTTGCAGTCCAGCTTTTCTGAAACAGCACGCCATCACAGAGCCGAATGACCTGTTGCGCCTGCCGCTTTTCAACATGGCATCACGCCCTGGAGCATGGAGCCACTGGTTCAAAAGCCTCGACATTGCAGCACCGGTTGCGGGCGGAATGCGCTTTGAGCAGTTCTCAAATGTCTCTCAGGCTTGTGTCGCAGGTCTTGGGATTGCACTGATGCCGCTGTTTCTGATCAGTGCCGAAATTGAAAGCGGGCAGCTTGTCGTGGCCTATCAGCACACAGTCAAAAGCCCGAGCAGCTATTACTTTGTGACACCGCAGGCGCGTGCAAACACGCCTGCGGTCAAAGCTTTCCGCGATTGGCTTCTTACTGAGGTCAATCGCGAGTTCGAACCTCACGCCATCGAGTTGCTGACGATCTCATAA
- a CDS encoding LLM class flavin-dependent oxidoreductase — protein MIPLSVLDLSPVPEGSDAGQSLRNTLELAQQAEKLGFTRYWLAEHHNMPGIASAATSVVIGHVAAGTSTIRVGAGGIMLPNHSPLVIAEQFGTLASLFPGRIDLGLGRAPGTDQLTAHALRRNLESSANDFPRDVVELLNYFKPADPAQRVQAVPGAGLNVPVWILGSSLFGAQLAAMLGLPYGFASHFAPADMERAVALYRERFEPSEYLQKPYVMLGLNVIAADTDEEAHHLFTSQLQAFVNLRSGRPGKLPAPVAGYQEQLDPSAQALVRQMLSCRVVGGPETVDKGIREFAERTGADELMVTGMIYDHQQRLRSYEIVSNSMA, from the coding sequence ATGATACCTTTATCCGTACTCGATCTTTCACCCGTCCCTGAAGGCAGCGATGCCGGACAGTCTCTACGCAATACGCTGGAGCTTGCTCAGCAGGCCGAAAAACTGGGCTTCACACGCTATTGGTTGGCCGAGCATCACAACATGCCCGGTATTGCCAGTGCGGCTACCTCGGTCGTTATCGGCCATGTGGCAGCGGGCACGTCCACCATTCGCGTTGGTGCAGGCGGCATCATGTTGCCGAACCATTCGCCATTGGTAATCGCCGAACAGTTCGGCACACTGGCTTCGTTGTTTCCGGGTCGTATCGATCTGGGCCTCGGTCGTGCGCCCGGCACCGATCAGCTGACGGCACATGCGCTTCGCCGAAATCTGGAAAGCAGTGCCAATGATTTTCCGCGCGATGTCGTGGAGCTTCTCAATTATTTCAAGCCAGCTGATCCTGCCCAGCGCGTTCAGGCAGTTCCTGGCGCGGGGTTGAATGTTCCTGTCTGGATTCTCGGTTCGAGCCTGTTTGGCGCGCAACTGGCTGCGATGCTGGGACTGCCTTATGGCTTCGCCTCCCATTTCGCACCGGCTGACATGGAACGCGCCGTCGCGCTTTATCGCGAACGATTTGAGCCGTCCGAATATCTGCAGAAGCCTTATGTTATGCTTGGGCTTAATGTCATTGCAGCGGATACGGATGAAGAAGCACATCATCTGTTCACATCGCAATTGCAGGCATTTGTGAACTTGCGCAGCGGCCGTCCGGGCAAGTTGCCTGCGCCTGTGGCGGGTTATCAGGAGCAACTTGATCCTTCCGCACAGGCATTGGTTCGCCAGATGCTATCATGTCGTGTCGTGGGCGGTCCTGAAACCGTCGACAAGGGCATTCGCGAATTTGCCGAACGCACTGGTGCGGACGAATTGATGGTGACGGGCATGATCTATGACCATCAGCAGCGTCTTCGTTCTTATGAGATCGTCAGCAACTCGATGGCGTGA